One stretch of Armigeres subalbatus isolate Guangzhou_Male chromosome 2, GZ_Asu_2, whole genome shotgun sequence DNA includes these proteins:
- the LOC134209867 gene encoding uncharacterized protein LOC134209867: MQYIRERLSLNLQSDQQTRTSNDFDNASANIPAPTDTSPKPPVRKTRDVSKPSDTLVISSSIPTISETISQQGSTQSPSRSTGTTGSNYGTPFQSPVVSEKWSPHGPHAEEYTTSPNNNHFRNHNQYVSYPSRYATPVMSGYVNHSFVDTSGSPVTNQNQHSHQAQVVHEHYWTWSCKCRQRFTNREKILLLVIFFLLLVIGGLSAYLGFSDNGNPLQGGLLTPGVLHLRTED; encoded by the exons ATGCAATATATTCGAGAGCGGCTTTCTTTGAACCTACAATCAGATCAACAAACAAGAACATCGAACGACTTTGACAATGCATCAGCAAATATACCTGCTCCAACGGATACGAGTCCAAAGCCGCCAGTGCGCAAAACTCGGGACGTTTCCAAACCGTCAGATACATTAGTAATTTCTTCTTCGATCCCTACCATATCGGAAACGATAAGTCAACAAGGCAGTACTCAAAGCCCCTCCAGGAGTACTGGAACAACCGGATCCAACTATGGGACACCTTTTCAAAGCCCTGTTGTATCTGAAAAATGGTCACCCCACGGACCACATGCTGAGGAATATACCACATCGCCAAATAATAATCACTTCAGGAATCACAACCAGTACGTTAGCTACCCCAGTAGATACGCAACGCCAGTCATGAGTGGCTATGTGAATCACTCTTTTGTTGATACTAGCGGTAGCCCTGTTACTAATCAAAACCAGCATAGTCATCAAGCACA AGTTGTCCACGAGCATTATTGGACATGGTCATGCAAGTGCCGCCAACGATTTACCAACCGTGAAAAAATATTACTCTTGGTTATATTCTTTTTGTTACTTGTAATTGGAGGTCTATCGGCTTATCTAGGCTTTTCCGATAACGGAAACCCACTGCAAG GTGGTTTACTAACACCAGGAGTATTACATCTAAGAACAGAGGATTGA